One region of Corvus moneduloides isolate bCorMon1 chromosome 15, bCorMon1.pri, whole genome shotgun sequence genomic DNA includes:
- the LRRTM2 gene encoding leucine-rich repeat transmembrane neuronal protein 2 isoform X2, producing MHPPMYSKEWLSSLHPELFYGLRKLQTLHLRSNSLRTIPVRLFWDCRSLEFLDLSTNRLRSLARNGFAGLIKLRELHLEHNQLTKINFAHFLRLSSLHTLFLQWNKISNLTCGMEWTWGTLTKLDLTGNEIKAIDLTVFETMPNLKTLLMDNNKLTTLDSKILSSLTSLTTVGLSGNLWECSPKICALATWLSGFQGRWEHSILCHSPDHTQGEDILDAVYGFQLCWNLSTVVTPVATTSYTAPTTEYTKRISSSHFHVGDKEIPTTAGMVVTTEEQFPEPNNAIFTQRVITGTMALLFSFFFIIFIVFISRKCCPPTLRRIRQCSMIQNHRQLRSQTRLHMANMSDQGPYNEYEPTHEGPFIIINGYGQCKCQQLPYKECEV from the coding sequence TTATCCTCTCTGCACCCCGAGCTCTTCTACGGCCTTCGCAAGCTACAGACCTTGCACTTGCGATCCAACTCCCTGCGGACCATCCCGGTCCGCCTGTTCTGGGACTGTCGTAGCCTGGAATTCCTGGATTTGAGCACAAACCGCTTGCGAAGTTTGGCTCGCAATGGATTTGCGGGATTAATCAAGCTGAGGGAGCTTCACCTAGAGCACAACCAGCTGACAAAGATTAATTTTGCTCACTTCCTCCGGCTGAGCAGCCTGCACACGCTCTTCTTGCAGTGGAACAAAATTAGCAACTTGACATGTGGGATGGAGTGGACCTGGGGCACCTTAACAAAGCTTGATTTGACTGGAAACGAAATCAAAGCCATCGACCTCACTGTCTTTGAAACTATGCCTAACCTTAAAACCCTCCTCATGGATAACAACAAGCTCACCACTCTGGATTCCAAGATCCTGAGCTCGCTGACATCCCTCACCACCGTGGGCCTCTCCGGCAATCTGTGGGAATGCAGCCCAAAGATCTGCGCCTTGGCCACATGGTTGAGTGGCTTCCAAGGTCGGTGGGAGCACTCCATCCTCTGCCACAGCCCCGACCACACCCAGGGAGAGGATATTCTGGATGCAGTGTATGGTTTTCAGCTTTGCTGGAATTTATCGACTGTGGTTACCCCCGTGGCTACGACGTCGTACACAGCTCCAACTACCGAGTACACGAAAAGAATAAGCTCTTCTCATTTCCATGTGGGAGACAAAGAGATTCCAACTACGGCGGGCATGGTCGTTACCACCGAAGAACAGTTCCCTGAGCCAAACAATGCCATCTTCACTCAGAGGGTAATTACAGGAACAATGgctttattgttttctttcttttttatcatttttatagTGTTCATCTCCAGGAAGTGCTGCCCTCCCACACTAAGAAGAATTAGGCAGTGCTCAATGATTCAAAACCACAGGCAGCTCCGATCCCAAACGCGGCTGCATATGGCCAATATGTCAGACCAAGGACCCTATAACGAGTACGAACCCACCCACGAAGGACCCTTCATCATCATCAATGGCTACGGACAGTGCaagtgccagcagctgccctaTAAAGAATGTGAAGTATAA
- the LRRTM2 gene encoding leucine-rich repeat transmembrane neuronal protein 2 isoform X3: MHPPMYSKEWLFYGLRKLQTLHLRSNSLRTIPVRLFWDCRSLEFLDLSTNRLRSLARNGFAGLIKLRELHLEHNQLTKINFAHFLRLSSLHTLFLQWNKISNLTCGMEWTWGTLTKLDLTGNEIKAIDLTVFETMPNLKTLLMDNNKLTTLDSKILSSLTSLTTVGLSGNLWECSPKICALATWLSGFQGRWEHSILCHSPDHTQGEDILDAVYGFQLCWNLSTVVTPVATTSYTAPTTEYTKRISSSHFHVGDKEIPTTAGMVVTTEEQFPEPNNAIFTQRVITGTMALLFSFFFIIFIVFISRKCCPPTLRRIRQCSMIQNHRQLRSQTRLHMANMSDQGPYNEYEPTHEGPFIIINGYGQCKCQQLPYKECEV, from the coding sequence CTCTTCTACGGCCTTCGCAAGCTACAGACCTTGCACTTGCGATCCAACTCCCTGCGGACCATCCCGGTCCGCCTGTTCTGGGACTGTCGTAGCCTGGAATTCCTGGATTTGAGCACAAACCGCTTGCGAAGTTTGGCTCGCAATGGATTTGCGGGATTAATCAAGCTGAGGGAGCTTCACCTAGAGCACAACCAGCTGACAAAGATTAATTTTGCTCACTTCCTCCGGCTGAGCAGCCTGCACACGCTCTTCTTGCAGTGGAACAAAATTAGCAACTTGACATGTGGGATGGAGTGGACCTGGGGCACCTTAACAAAGCTTGATTTGACTGGAAACGAAATCAAAGCCATCGACCTCACTGTCTTTGAAACTATGCCTAACCTTAAAACCCTCCTCATGGATAACAACAAGCTCACCACTCTGGATTCCAAGATCCTGAGCTCGCTGACATCCCTCACCACCGTGGGCCTCTCCGGCAATCTGTGGGAATGCAGCCCAAAGATCTGCGCCTTGGCCACATGGTTGAGTGGCTTCCAAGGTCGGTGGGAGCACTCCATCCTCTGCCACAGCCCCGACCACACCCAGGGAGAGGATATTCTGGATGCAGTGTATGGTTTTCAGCTTTGCTGGAATTTATCGACTGTGGTTACCCCCGTGGCTACGACGTCGTACACAGCTCCAACTACCGAGTACACGAAAAGAATAAGCTCTTCTCATTTCCATGTGGGAGACAAAGAGATTCCAACTACGGCGGGCATGGTCGTTACCACCGAAGAACAGTTCCCTGAGCCAAACAATGCCATCTTCACTCAGAGGGTAATTACAGGAACAATGgctttattgttttctttcttttttatcatttttatagTGTTCATCTCCAGGAAGTGCTGCCCTCCCACACTAAGAAGAATTAGGCAGTGCTCAATGATTCAAAACCACAGGCAGCTCCGATCCCAAACGCGGCTGCATATGGCCAATATGTCAGACCAAGGACCCTATAACGAGTACGAACCCACCCACGAAGGACCCTTCATCATCATCAATGGCTACGGACAGTGCaagtgccagcagctgccctaTAAAGAATGTGAAGTATAA